One part of the Trichoplusia ni isolate ovarian cell line Hi5 chromosome 2, tn1, whole genome shotgun sequence genome encodes these proteins:
- the LOC113504769 gene encoding LOW QUALITY PROTEIN: tetratricopeptide repeat protein 19 homolog, mitochondrial-like (The sequence of the model RefSeq protein was modified relative to this genomic sequence to represent the inferred CDS: inserted 1 base in 1 codon), with amino-acid sequence MSAHNKYRYIWNTLLRASANLRSIHSISFHKTSRRKYTVPCAMGFSLFTWLGFEKKLSAEDELIHTIKHCILFIQKNEYEKAEQLLHVALRQAQQIHHQLGITYIYDVMANLALQREELDKAKQLFIIVTQRIMANGVLEDDPRVVHLSVKLARVSHLKKDYSTAKLGYDWCLEKLYKAVEIDPTDHSKKLLAMTEDWYGRLYLECEQFEKGLKYMVHSLNRMREVPDIEKEHLVVQLNDIGTVYDXLGKAGESISYFKEAIDLGKNLDMDLGTMYVNLGRAYLKSQLLDAARKSCGHAWKLGVMSKNQDVKQEAELCIKQINNLG; translated from the exons ATGTCAGCGCACAATAAGTACAGGTATATATGGAATACATTGCTAAGGGCATCAGCTAACTTAAGATCCATTCATAGTATTTCATTTCACAAGACATCAAGACGTAAATATACCGTACCTTGCGCAATGGGATTCTCTCTATTTACGTGGCttggatttgaaaaaaaactaagtgCAGAAGATGAGCTTATTCACACCATAAAGCACTGTatcttatttattcaaaaaaatgaatatgagAAAGCTGAGCAGCTACTCCATGTGGCTTTAAGACAAGCACAACAAATACACCATCAACTTGgaataacatatatttatgaCGTCATGGCAAACTTAGCTCTTCAAAGAGAAGAACTAGACAAAGCCAAGcagctttttattattgtcacaCAAAGAATTATGGCCAATGGTGTTCTAGAAGATGATCCTCGGGTAGTTCATCTCAGTGTTAAGTTGGCAAGAGTtagccatttaaaaaaagattactcTACTGCTAAGTTAGGATATGATTGGTGCTTGGAGAAACTATATAAAGCAGTAGAAATTGATCCCACTGACCATTCTAAAAAACTTTTGGCAATGACTGAAGATTGGTATGGACGGCTCTATCTTGAGTGTGAGCAATTTGAAAAAGGCCTAAAGTACATGGTTCATTCCCTGAATAGGATGAGGGAAGTTCCTGATATTGAGAAGGAGCATTTAGTAGTACAGTTGAATGATATTGGCACAGTTTATG CGCTGGGAAAGGCAGGTGAGAGTATAAGCTACTTCAAAGAAGCAATTGATTTAGGCAAGAATCTAGACATGGATCTAGGAACCATGTATGTAAACCTTGGAAGGGCCTACTTAAAGTCACAGTTACTTGATGCAGCTAGAAAGTCATGTGGTCATGCTTGGAAACTTGGTGTCATGTCGAAAAATCAAGATGTTAAACAAGAAGCAGAGTTATGTATAAAACAGATAAACAACCTcggttaa
- the LOC113501441 gene encoding uncharacterized protein LOC113501441 codes for MLPWIQHRWTSLCLLVAGFGTLMLFLYGFFPLKYHSGKLSSIDDLPNFIDGISIDGQQVYNSGENSVILMVIDGLRYDFVTEEYMPYTGQLLKNKSACIYVSVAEPPTVTMPRIKSPERKKEKAQWRRTINFWRGYFANISEKEITSHVRWYTKLVYLKERQQKAIDKWRSNRRAMKSKVKPDEKNNFSLKFNSSDRKDRCTASEKDSLDERTKKELSLQAPTQNEVCCFVRQCFSDELKKIDKLQENVSNEQSTVGNGKPVMKRFQKSTKQWNIRLNTKTIKTDVNCNNVESIKKLHTPTWRVGL; via the exons ATGCTGCCGTGGATACAGCACCGATGGACCAGCCTTTGCCTCCTTGTTGCGGGCTTTGGAACCTTGATGTTGTTCCTGTATGGATTTTTCCCACTGAAATATCATTCAGGAAAATTATCAAGTATTGATGATCTGCCAAACTTTATTGATGGTATCAG TATTGATGGCCAGCAAGTATACAACTCTGGGGAAAACAGTGTTATTCTGATGGTGATTGATGGATTGCGGTATGACTTTGTCACTGAAGAGTACATGCCATATACTGGACAGTTGCTCAAGAACAAGTCTGCATGCATTTATGTATCCGTTGCTGAGCCTCCTACAGTTACCATGCCTCGGATCAAG TCACCAGAACGTAAGAAGGAAAAGGCACAGTGGAGGCGCACAATAAACTTCTGGCGCGGATATTTTGCAA ATATaagtgaaaaagaaataacatcTCACGTCAGGTGGTATACGAAACTTGTTTACTTGAAGGAGCGTCAGCAAAAAGCTATTGATAAATGGAGATCTAATCGAAGAGCTATGAAATCCAAG GTGAAGCCagatgagaaaaataattttagtttaaaatttaatagcagTGACAGAAAAGACCGTTGCACTGCAAGCGAAAAAGATAGcctag ATGAACGGACTAAAAAAGAGCTGAGTCTTCAAGCTCCGACTCAGAATGAAGTATG CTGCTTCGTAAGACAATGTTTCAGTGACGAATTAAAGAAGATAGATAAACTGCAAGAAAATGTATCCAATGAGCAGAGTACGGTTGGTAATGGAAAACCAGTGATGAAGCGTTTCCAAAAATCGACAAAGCAGTGGAACATCAGACTGAACACGAAGACTATTAAGACTGATGTAAATTGCAACAATGTTGAGAGCATAAAAAAGCT GCACACACCTACATGGAGAgttggtttataa
- the LOC113504786 gene encoding protein lethal(2)essential for life-like: protein MSIVPLMFRDWWDEWDRPSRLLDQHFGMGLKRDELLSSLSTLPSTSLFRNSYFRPWRTSLTRQESASTINLTKEKFEVILDVQQFTPEEITVKASNNSVLVEGKHEEKQDEHGFISRQFTRRYILPGGYDVQDLVSTLSSDGVLTITAPKRPPPNAGERIVPITKTGPAKQQEPSTSSIPEQPREQTVPIVTSP from the exons ATGTCGATCGTACCTCTGATGTTCCGTGACTGGTGGGACGAGTGGGACCGGCCCTCTCGTCTCCTGGACCAGCACTTCGGCATGGGCCTCAAGCGAGACGAGCTCCTCTCCTCCCTGTCCACGCTGCCGTCCACCTCCCTCTTCAGGAACTCTTACTTCAGGCCCTGGAGGACCAGCCTTACCCGACAGGAGTCCGCTTCTACTATTAACCTTACGAAGGAAAAGTTTGAG GTCATCCTTGACGTCCAGCAATTCACACCTGAAGAGATCACAGTCAAAGCATCGAACAACAGCGTGCTGGTTGAGGGCAAACACGAGGAGAAACAAGACGAGCACGGCTTCATCTCGCGCCAGTTCACGCGCCGGTACATTCTGCCCGGAGGCTACGACGTACAGGACCTCGTCAGCACACTGTCTTCCGATGGCGTCCTCACTATCACAGCACCTAAACGACCCCCACCAAACGCCGGCGAGAGAATCGTTCCCATCACAAAGACAGGCCCCGCTAAACAGCAGGAACCTTCAACCTCATCTATCCCCGAACAGCCTAGAGAACAGACTGTCCCCATCGTCACCTCCCCCTAA